A single region of the Candidatus Protochlamydia amoebophila UWE25 genome encodes:
- a CDS encoding tetratricopeptide repeat protein: MNAVDFYCGQYLVNPVNQLILSPFPTELNKPLLVRLSMLYHATVVLVNSQMTSIFYFLLGRVNNFISCACSERNTALAVKILASQKNARAQNYLGYLYESGKGVKQNNEKAFYYYRLAAHQNITNAQLKIGLMYLEGKGITQSDEQQAVFYLKLASDNGSLEARYRLSLLYLSGHGVEKNEKKALQLCQSAANNGYMLAQFKLAKSYEYGLNGVSKNQQKAAEYYKGAADQGHLEAKHRYGIFCCLGQGCSQNNQEAIKYLQSAYDLGYLGSKIYLDKILSYENRLRIYHYWNMRE; encoded by the coding sequence ATGAACGCAGTGGATTTTTATTGCGGTCAATACTTAGTCAATCCAGTCAATCAATTGATACTAAGTCCCTTTCCAACTGAGCTTAATAAACCTCTGTTGGTAAGACTGTCAATGCTTTATCATGCGACTGTGGTGTTAGTTAATTCACAAATGACTTCAATCTTTTACTTCTTACTTGGTAGAGTCAATAATTTTATTTCGTGTGCATGTTCTGAACGAAATACAGCTTTAGCGGTGAAAATTTTGGCCAGTCAAAAAAATGCTCGAGCTCAAAATTATTTAGGTTACTTATATGAGTCAGGCAAGGGAGTTAAACAAAATAACGAAAAAGCTTTTTATTACTATCGATTAGCTGCCCATCAAAATATTACGAACGCGCAACTTAAAATTGGTCTGATGTATTTAGAAGGAAAGGGAATTACACAATCGGATGAGCAACAAGCCGTTTTTTATTTAAAACTCGCTAGTGATAATGGTTCTTTAGAGGCGAGATATCGACTTTCGTTGCTATATTTAAGCGGGCATGGAGTTGAAAAAAATGAAAAGAAGGCTTTACAGCTTTGTCAGTCTGCCGCTAATAATGGATACATGTTGGCTCAATTTAAACTTGCCAAGAGTTATGAATATGGCTTAAATGGTGTCTCTAAAAATCAGCAAAAAGCTGCAGAATATTATAAAGGAGCTGCAGATCAGGGGCATCTTGAAGCAAAACATCGTTATGGCATTTTCTGTTGTTTAGGACAAGGTTGTTCACAAAATAATCAAGAGGCAATTAAATATTTGCAGTCTGCCTATGATTTAGGATATTTAGGATCTAAAATTTACCTTGATAAAATTCTCAGTTATGAGAATAGACTGAGAATATATCATTATTGGAATATGAGAGAATAA
- a CDS encoding o-succinylbenzoate synthase, with protein MKFEKFICNLRQFTLTNGLKRSIAIISLVDKKGNISKGEVAPLPPWSKETLEEAIRQIDAKKSFILNIDWTIENYRDALMHLHLFPSVQFGIESALLSFLDPLKTYSIPVSALLMGSKKEILAQAKLRLQEGYQIAKLKVSQLSFSDAAKLIHQLKDTFRLRIDVNRAWKTEDSLQFFSEYSLDSFDYVEEPFQNPKELSLFSHPLAVDESFPSNFSLQDLETLCSLKSLIYKPTLQGGMTTCLPVYKWAKQRNIEFVLSSSFESELGLSHLISMAARLKLTSPIGIGTYHFLPQTEGPFLISNGQVNLKNL; from the coding sequence ATGAAATTCGAAAAATTTATTTGCAATCTTCGGCAATTTACACTCACTAATGGATTAAAAAGATCTATTGCGATTATTTCTTTAGTTGATAAAAAAGGAAATATCTCAAAAGGAGAAGTCGCCCCATTACCCCCTTGGAGCAAAGAAACCTTAGAAGAGGCTATTCGCCAAATTGATGCCAAAAAAAGCTTTATTTTAAATATAGATTGGACAATTGAAAATTATAGAGATGCATTAATGCATCTTCATCTTTTTCCCTCGGTACAATTTGGAATAGAATCGGCTCTTCTATCCTTTTTAGATCCTTTAAAAACATATTCTATACCAGTAAGCGCCTTATTGATGGGATCCAAAAAAGAAATTCTTGCTCAAGCAAAACTTCGCCTACAAGAAGGTTATCAAATAGCTAAACTTAAAGTCAGCCAACTTTCGTTCTCCGATGCTGCAAAGCTTATTCACCAATTAAAAGATACTTTTCGTTTAAGAATAGATGTTAATCGAGCCTGGAAAACGGAAGATTCTTTACAATTCTTTTCAGAATATTCTTTAGATAGTTTTGATTATGTTGAAGAGCCTTTTCAAAACCCTAAAGAATTATCTCTTTTTTCTCATCCCCTTGCTGTTGATGAGTCTTTTCCTTCAAATTTTTCTCTTCAAGATTTAGAAACTTTATGCTCTCTTAAATCTCTTATTTATAAACCCACTCTACAAGGGGGAATGACAACTTGTTTGCCTGTATATAAATGGGCCAAACAACGCAATATTGAATTCGTTCTAAGTAGTAGTTTTGAAAGTGAATTGGGACTCTCCCACCTCATTTCAATGGCTGCAAGATTAAAGCTGACTTCACCTATAGGAATTGGCACCTATCATTTTTTGCCTCAAACGGAAGGTCCTTTTCTTATTTCAAATGGACAGGTTAACTTAAAAAATTTGTAA